The sequence CCTTTCCTCTGTCACTATCGGTTTAGGCTGGGATATCAACGAAGAAAAACGGGGATTCCTTGGCGGGCTTTTTGGTAAAAAAAACGAAGAATACGATTTAGATGTTATCGCCTTCTTATGTGGTAAAAACGGCAAAGTAAACGATTTGGGTAAAGTAGAAGGTGGACAACCTTCTCTCGTCAATGGCGATATTATTTTCTTTAATAGCCTACAACACAAATCAGGGCAAATTTGGTTAACGGGTGATAACCGAACAGGCGCAGGTGATGGAGACGATGAGCAGATCATCGTAAAATTAAACACACTTGATCCTAAATTTACCAAAATTGTTTTTATTGTTCAGATTTACAATGGACGAGAACTACAACAACACTTTGGTAAAGTACAAAACGCCTTTATCCGCGCTGTCGATGCAAAAAATATCGAAATGGCTCGTTTTGATTTATCTGGAGGCGAAGCCTTCAACAATCAACGTTCAATGCTGTTTGCTGAATTAGTCAGAGAGGAAAATGGCTGGAAACTTAACGCCATTGGTGAACCGTCAAGTTCAGATAGCTTTATTTCTTACTTAAAGGACTTCACTTAATGAGAAGACTTCCTGTTTACTTGCTGATTGATACTTCAGGATCAATGAGAGGTGAATCTATTCATGCTGTTAACGTGGGGATCCAAACAATGCTCAATGCATTGAGACAAGATCCTTACGCATTAGAAAGCGTGCATATCTCTATCATTACCTATGATAACGAGGCGCGTGAATTTATCCCATTAACGGCATTAGAAGATTTTCAATTTTCTGATATCACCGTACCTAGTTCTGGCGGTACTTTTACAGGTGCTGCGCTAGAATGTTTAATCAAGTGTGTCGATCGTGATATCAGGCGTTCCGATGGTGACCAAAAAGGGGACTGGCGTCCTCTCGTCTTTTTAATGACTGATGGCACACCTTCTGATGCTTACGCCTACGGTGAAGCAATTAAAGAAGTGAAAAAACGTTCATTTGGTTCGATCATTGCTTGTGCTGTTGGACCTAAAGCCAAACATGATCATCTTAAAGAACTGACATCTCAAGTGGTCGCTTTAGAAACGCTAGACTCCAATGCTTTTTCTGGCTTTTTTAAATGGGTTTCTGCCAGCGTCGCTTCTGGCAGTTCAAGTGCTGGCGTGAATACAGATAAAGATACCCTACCGCCACCACCGCCTGAAATCCAACTGGTACTGTGATCCCCAAAAGCAAAGCGCTCCAAAAGGCTTTGCTTTTATTTTATTCAGGCTTGGGTTTATCCATCACAATACATAACAGCTACGATAAAGTGATAAGGTATAACAATGAGAAGGCTACCCATTTTCTTTGTTTTAGATTGTTCAGAGTCGATGATAGGTGAAAACCTAAAAAAGATGAATGACGGTCTAACAACTATTATTAACGATCTCAGGCGAGATCCGCACGCCCTTGAAACCGCGTATGTCTCTGTTATCGCCTTTGCTGGCGTTGCAAAAACAATTGTTCCACTCACTGAAGTCATCTCTTTTTACCCTCCTCAACTTCCTTTAGGAGGAGGCACTTCATTAGGCAGCGCATTACGAGAACTCTCTCACCAAATCGACACTCAAGTAAGAAAAACCACGCTCGAGCAAAAAGGCGATTGGAAACCTGTCGTTTACCTTTTAACTGACGGCAGACCTACTGATGATTACGCGCAAGAGATCAAACGCTGGAAAGCTCACTATGCCAACAAAGTTAACTTAATTGCGATTGGATTAGGCTTAAGTGCAGACTTACATGTCCTATCGCAATTAACTGAAAATGTGCTGCTATTTACCGAAGCACAAGAAGGCGACTTTACACGTTTCATAAAATGGATAACGATGTCAGTGGTTTCTCATAGCCGAAGTGTTGGCGAAGAGCCACCGCCACTTTTAAGTCAAACAGAGCATATTGTTCGGCTTGCAAAAGATGATGTTGCTCGTGCTTATGATGAATCTTGTGTCACGTTTGTCGGACGTTGTAGTCACACTCGTTCACCTTACTTAATGAAATATGAACGTCCTCCAATGAAAGCTTCAGGGCTTGATTTTAATCTCAACCTTAATGGCTTTAACTTAACGGGTTGCTACACCTTAAATGAAGATTATTTCGCATGGAGTGACCTCAGCGCCACCGCATATCAAGTTAACACCAGCGAACTTCACGGTACACCTGGCTGCCCATATTGCGGTAATGCAACGGCTTTCGCCGTTTGCCAATGTGGTAAATTACTCTGTGTAAATGGTCCTGAAACCGTGATTTGCCCTTGGTGCGATAACAACATCACCTTTGGTGATAACAGCAACCAATCTGACTTTGATGTTACACGAGGTAAAGGCTAATGGATAAAAAAGCCCTACTCACAAAACTGATTATTGATGACACGTTAACACGACATCGCATTCCGGTGCATGAAGAGCTCATTATTGCGCTATATGAAGACACAGAGATCGCTCAACACATTGATTTTATTATTAATAAAATCAATGCTAAAACGGCAGAAAAGATAACACCACAAGGCAAAGTACAACCTATTCTTCTGTTATTGCCACCCGCTCGTGATTTAGTCGCTGAAGAAATCTCATTACCCAAAGCGCACTCATTAAAACCCGGTCAAATTCCAACCCACGCAACATCAATGCCAATAGAAAAACCGATTATTCATCCCCCTACTGCAAAAATTACCCTTTCTAATGCCAAAGTCGGTACAGCGTTCAATTCGACACTCAATATCGAGCTAAATACCCTCGAAATTGCCCAAATTGAAGCGGTTGATGTTCCTGAAGGACTTGGAATAACCTTTGACCATGAAAGTCGTTGCTTAGTTGGTATGCCAACAAAAAGTGGTAATTTCACCTTGGTGATCCATTGGTCTGTTAATGCTATTCGCTATCAAAATGAAGTCTTATTAATCATCAATCCAGATCCTCGTAGCTTATGGCAAATTAATGAACCTCCTGCTGATAGCCCTTATCCCAAAATACATATTGATAGCAAACTGATCCTTGAAAAAGACATTCGTATTGCGGGTGCAAGCCGTCGCGGACGCTCTCATGAACATGCGGGTACCTTCCGTGATGATGATTTTTATATTCACCACGATAACCAAAGCCAATGGAGTATTTTAATTGTTGCAGATGGTGCCGGCAGTGCTCGCTATTCTCGTGAAGGCTCACGCATTGCTATCAATACGGTAAGTCGCTATTTAAAATCACAGTTAAGCGTGGAAAATGGAACGGTTAAACCTCATCTTGAAGCCATTCATCAATGGAATGACAACAACGCAATTAATCAAGTAGGAAGCTTTTTCGCTCAACTCTTTCGTAATGCGGCGCAATTAGCGATTAATAATCTTAAAAATGAAGCCATTCATATTAATGAGCCTGTAAAGTCTTTTTCTACTACCTTATTAGCCACGGTTTCTTTACGTATCAATGATGAGTTATTTGCTGCCTCATTTTGGATGGGAGATGGTGCGATTGCTGCTTATGGTCCCGCAGGAAAAGTGCGTGTTTTAGGTATTCCTGATAGTGGTGAATATGCAGGACAAACCCGTTTTCTTGATGATAATGCCCTCAACGATGCAGAATTTAATCGACGCATTATTATTGGCAAGTGGAAAGACATTTCACATCTTATTTTAATGACTGACGGGGTGTCCGATCCGGTATTTGAAACGGATAATGGCTTACAAGATCCCAACAAATGGGCGGCACTTATTGATGAAATATCGCCTTGTTTAGCCTCTCCTGAAAATGCAGCTAATGCATTGGCTGAATGGCTGAATTTCTTTTCAGCAGGCAATCACGATGACCGCACTCTGGTTGTGGCTTGGTAATCATAAAAGAGAGAATGGGTGAGTTTCATGGCAGAGATCATTACCTGTACAACACAAAGTGGAAAAACAGTTCAGTACGTCAATGAGATTATTGGCTCTGGATCAATGAAAGATGTCTATTTTTCCCCTGACCGAACCTATGTTGTTGCCTTCTACAAAACAAAACAGAATGCACAAGCCAAAGATAGAATCGATATGATAACAGGCTCTTATCGACATAATATCTTTGAACAAAGTGGTGGCGAATATTGGAAAAACCTCTTTTGCTGGCCAACGGATGTTGTCGAACATCAAGGCAAAATTGGTATTGTTGTGCCGACTTATCAATCCCACTTTTTCTTTAAATATGGCTCTAAAAATAATGATTTTCTGGCGATAAAAGGCCGAGAAAAAGAAGGTAAATGGTTTGCAAGTGCGAATAACCAAAATAAATTTCTCGATCCTCGCGAAAGAGGTAATCTACTAAATTACCTAAAAGTGTGTTTATTGCTTTCTCGTGCTGTACGCCGAATGCATGCGGCAGGCTTATGTCATAGTGATTTAAGCTATAAAAACGTTCTTATCGATCCTGAGCAAGGTCATGCCTGTGTGATTGATATTGACGGTTTAGTGGTTCCAGGGAAATACCCCCCTGATGTAGTAGGAACCCCTGATTTTATTGCGCCAGAAGTGGTAAAAACCAGCCATTTACCAAAAGAAGATCCTAACCGTATCTTGCCAAGCATCACGACAGATAGACATGCACTTGCGGTATTAATCTACATGTATCTGTTTTATCGTCATCCTTTACGGGGCGGTAAAATTCACGATCTTGACGATGAAATGCGTGATGAAACACTCTCTATGGGTGAAAAAGCGTTATTTATTGAGCATCCAACCGATCGCAGTAATGCCGTAAAACTTAATCAGGTAAAACCGTCATCACTACCTTGGGCTGATCCTGAAAAGATCCCATACACGATTATGGGACCTTACCTCACCCCTCTTTTTGAAAGAGCCTTTATTACAGGGTTACACGATCCATCACAACGTCCTACCGCTGATGAATGGGAGACGGCTTTAGTCAAAACAGTAGATTTAGTTCAGCCTTGTCAAAATAAAGATTGTGAACAACAATGGTATGTTTTTTCTGGGAAAACACAGCCCGTCTGCCCTTATTGTCACACACCTTATAAAGGCCAATTACCGATTTTAAATCTCTACTCTTCACGTAAAGCAGGTAGCTTTAGACCAGACGATCACCGCTTAATGGTTTGGAGTAATCAATCACTCTTTCCTTGGCATGTTAATCGTCTTATTGCCCCGAATGAACGTACGACTGATGAACAGAAAAAACGTGTCGGTTATTTTGTTTATCACAATTCAACATGGTGGCTGGTTAATGAACGTATTGAGGGATTGATGGTATTGCCAGAAAAAAAACAGATAGCCATTGGCGATAAAATTGCCCTAACTGACGGATTACAATTTGTATTATCCACAGAAGAAGGCGGGCGACTAGTTGTGGTGCAATTAGTCTCAAATTAACGATCATGAGAGAATAATCCACTTAATAAAGGATTATTCTCTTTTTATTAGTGAGATACTGTCGATTTAAAATCAACGACCGTAATTAAATCTTTTGCTGGATTTCCCGTTTCATAGCGCCACTGTTCTATCGCATGAATAAGTGATAAACCAAATACATCCGCGAAAAGTGAATCCAATATTCTGATATTTTGGACTCTGCCGTTTTCATCTACATCATATTTAGCCGTTACACTCCCTTCAATATTATTAGCTTGCGCTTTTACTGGATAATGAGGTAATGACTGAGATAAAACTTTTGGTCTTATTTGCTCCGAGCTTATTTCTTGTTTATTAATGTCGACTGGCGTTGATTTAGTCGCACACCCATTTAATAAAAAAGCAGTTAAAAACAAACCTGATATCAACAATATTTTTTTCATTATTCTTCTTCAACAGTCTTCAACAATCATTTTAATCACGCTTATATCTTAACACTTCTGATAATCATTTTTATTTTCAAATATAAGTTTAATTAAGAAAAATTGTGAAATTCATCATGCTTTCGTCATTTTTAACTAAAAGATAAATCACACTTTCTACTCTTACACGCCCAGCTATTCGCTAACGTTCAATATTGGATACCAAGATCCCAGTTTATTAAGCCCTAGTATTTACAATACCGCACAGTGATCAGTGGAGGGGCTAATGAAAACTAAAAATAAAATCAATGTACTAGAACTTATTTCGCCAGAGATGAAGCAGGTTATGCAAATTTATGCAGATAATCCGCAACCTGCGCCAGAAAGTAATGACTACCCTTCTATGCGCCTTGCTTATAATCAAGATAGACGTTATTGGAATGCTGATGCCCCCGAAATGTTTGGCATTCAAGATATTTCGGTCAGTACCTCTTATGGAAAAGTATTAACGCGTCTTTATCACCCCAAAGAAAAAACACCCGCAACACTCTATTATCTTCATGGTGGCGGCTTTATTTTAGGGAATTTAGATACCCACGATCGTATTATGCGTTTACTTGCGTCTTATACTGGTTGTGCTGTGATTGGTATTGATTACTCGCTATCACCAGAAGCGCATTATCCACAAGCGATTGATGAATCGGCACAAGTTTGCCAGTTTTATTATCAACATGCAGACCATTACGGCATTAACACTCAACACATTGGTTTTGCAGGTGATTCTGCGGGAGCCATGTTATCGCTGGCTACTGTATTATGGCTACGCGATAAACAAATTCACTGTGGTAATATCAGTGCCGCGTTGCTTTGGTATGGATTATATGGCTTACGCGATTCCACCAGCCGTCGGCTTTATGGGGGGGAATGGGATGGATTACGCCAACAAGATCTCGAAGAATATGACAATGCGTATTTAACTGCGCTGGGTAGTCGTGATGCACCTTATTATTGCTTATTTAATAACGATTTAACGCAAGATATTCCACCTTGCTTTATCGCCAGCGCGCAATACGACCCTCTTATTGATGATAGTGTCACACTATTCAAAACGTTAGAAGCCCATCAATTAGCTTGTGAATATAAAATGTATCCAGGCACATTACATGCCTTTTTACACTATTCACGTATGATGAAAGTGGCAGATGACGCCATTCGAGATGGCGCTAACTACTTTGTAAAACAACTGACGTTATAAAAAACGACTTTTTAAAACTCAAGATTACGAATAAAACGATAATCCGCAGACGCCTCTTTAAGTCGATACAAACTTGCAGGGCGTCCTCTCTCTGCCCGTTTTTCGCCAGTATCAATCAATAAATCTGCTTGCTCAATGCGTCGTCTAAATGATTTTTTCTGGATCGCTTTACCTATCAGAATTTCATGAACATGTTGTAACTCTGGCAAGGTAAATACTTCTGGCAATGCAAATCCGGGAACAATTGAATAGAGTGATTTTTGCTTTAATCGCTCTCTGGCTTGTGAAATTAATTCTTGATGATCAAAAGCTAAGTGTTGTTGTGCCACTTTATCAATCGGACACCACACGACTGAATCGACAGTATCAATATGTGTTTCACACACTTGATGAGCAATCAACGCGGTATAACAGACCGTCACAGACCAGCCTCTTGCATCACGCTGATTATTTCCCACTGAACAGAGTTGCTCAATATAAGGGGGGATCACACCCGTTTTCTCTTTTAATTTTCTTAGCACAGTATCTTCAAGGCATTTGTCCTGTTCTTCATCGACAAAACCTCCTGGTAAACCCCATTTTCCTTTTTCAGGATGCTCCCCTCTTTTCACCAACAATACTTTTAACTGCTCTTCGTGATAAGTAAACAGTACAGCATCAACGGTGATCAGTGGAGATAGGAAATCACGGCGGTTATAACTGGCTAAAAAATCTTGTTCATTCATGATGTAAGCTTTATTAGAAAACGATGAAACTATTTTAAGCCTAAACCACAAAAAATCAAATTTTGTCATAAAGACACTAAATCAGTTGACAAGCATAGTGTCTATAAGACACAATCCAATTATTGTCATAAGGACACTAATTGGAGAAAGACTATGTTTAACTTAAATTACTTTAAAGCTGATTCATCAACATTCATTATTAAATCGGTAAACGGCAAAATTCGCCAGCAAGGTAAAGGTTTAAGTTTTTGGTATAACTCAGCCACAACCTCTATTGCGGCATTACCTTTAAATGCGCAAGAAGCGCCTTTTATTTTTAACTTCCAAACCTCAGACTTTCAGGGATTACGTATTCAAGGACAAATTTCATTTCAGATAAAAGCGCCTGAAAAAGCGGCAGAAGTACTCAACTTCAACTTGAGCAAAAACGGCAAATCTTATGCGTCAGAAGATCCACTCAAGCTCAGTGATCGTGTTGTACGTATTGCACAAACCTTAATTCAAGCAAAGATCCAAAGTACACCACTGAGAGAAGCATTATTACTGAGTCAATCATTAGTTTCTTTGGTAATGAAACAATTAATTGAACATCCCTCATTAGAGGCATTAGGTATTGCGATTTTAGATGTCTCTATTGCGGCAATCACGCCATCGCCAGAAACCTTAAAGGCTCTCGAAGCGGAAGCGAGAGAATCCTTACTGAAAGAAGCCGATGATGCCATTTATGCACGTCGTAAATTCTCAGTAGAACAAGAGCGCACGATTAAAGAGGCTGAATTAGAAACCGATTTATCGGTTCAACGTAAACGCCAAGAAATTGAAGAAGCACGTTTAGAAAATGAACGGACATTATTACGCGAGCAAGCGGAAATTGAAAAAGAGCGCCTTGAAGCGAAGGTTAATGCCGAAGCAAAACGCAAAGAACTGGTCGCGTTAAGTGCAGAAAATCAGCGAACACAATCAGAAGCCGATGCTTATGCTATTGAAGCGACTATGCGTGCTTATCGTGAATTACCGGTTGAAAACCTAAAAGCCATGGCACTAGCAAAAATGGACTCACAACAATTAATGGCAATGGCATTTGAAACCTTAGCGCTGAATTCAGGAAAAATTGGTGAACTGAACATCACTCCTGATTTATTTAGCCAATTTATGAAAAAAGGGAATAAATAATGCAACGTAACGAAGATTTTCGTTTTGTGCTAGTGATGAGAAAAAGTCGCTTACAAGAATTAATTGAGCGCTTTAATACGTGGTCACAAGCCAAATTCTATTTAGAACACAACAATGTTGAGGTAAAGGATTACCTCAATGAACACAATTTATATCAAAAGCAGCTCACAGAAGCTGAGCTGATTTTAAAATCATTAGGACGTTTTCAGCTCTTAGAAAGAAGTTTATTGCCTAGCTATCAATTCTCACCTCACGATATTGTAGTGGTGATCGGTCAAGACGGGCTTGTTGCCAATACGCTGAAATATCTTAATGGACAGCCTATTATTGCCATAAACCCAGATCCATCACGATGGGATGGTAAATTATTGCCTTTCGAAATGGGACAATTAAAAGAGATAGTCATTAATACCATTAATCAAAAAATGCCCTTTAAAACAGTTACTTTTGCACAAGTAACAACCAATGATGGTCAATCATTATTAGCGGTTAATGACGTATTTATAGGCCCAAAAAGCCATACTTCTGCACGATATATTTTACAATGGCATGGTGCTCAAGAAGCACAATCTTCATCAGGAATCATTGTATCAACAGGATTGGGATCGACAGGGTGGTTTCAATCTATTCTTGCTGGCGCAATGGCAATTACAGGAGAAGCCTCGCACCCTCTGTTACAAGGTTTTAGTTGGAGCGACCGAAAATTACAGTTTAGTGTAAGAGAGCCGTTTCCAAGCAAAACGACAGGTGTCGCTCTCACTTTTGGTACTATTGAACCAGATTCACCGTTGCAATTAGAATCTTTGATGCCAGAAAATGGCGTGATTTTCTCTGATGGCATCGAAGATGACTATTTACAATTTAATGCAGGTTGCATTGCCCACATTGGTATTGCTGACATACAAGGTCAATTAATTAGCCCAAAAGGACGTCAGCGTATTTAAATTTATTGAGCGCTCTTTAATACCGTTTCAAGTCCAGAAATCATCACATCAAGGACAAACAGAAATGCAGCATCACCATTATCACTATCCATAATTGCAACGGCTTGGGTTAATAATGGCGGATAGGCAATAACATCCGTCTCTCTTGTTTCACGCTCTTTTTGGCTTTCTTGATGCTCTTGCGTTTCAAGAACTGAACCTAGTGTGAAATGCGCGATAGAACTCAGTGCATACACGGCTTGAGATAAACTAAATCCAGCATCACACAAAAACTGAAGTTGTTGTTCTGATGTCTCAAATTGGCTTTCAGACGGGCGTGTGCCTGCATGAATTTTCCCCCCATCACGATACATCAATAAGGCTTGACGAAAACTTTTCGCATTATTTCGCAAAAAATCCTGCCACGTTTCATTAGGCAATGGCAAAACATGATGATGATGCTTTTGCAAAATAGTTTCTGCTAGTGCATCCAACAAAGCACGTTTATTTTTTACATGCCAATAAAGCGTGGGTTGCTCAACACCTATTTTTTGTGCCAATTTACGCGTTGTTAACCCTTCAATACCAACTTCATTAAGTAAAATCAACGCATTATCAATAACTTGTTCTTTATCTAACTTAGCCATCTTTACCTCAAACTAAAACAGTCTTGACAATCTATCACTGATAGAGATATTTTACACCATCTCTATCACCGATAGATTTTTAGGATCTCAATGAATAAATCAATTATTATCATACTGCTGATCACCGTATTCGATGCCATAGGTATCGGACTTATCATGCCAGTACTCCCTACGCTATTAAATGAATTTGTTAGTGAAAATTCACTGGCGACCCATTACGGTGTGCTATTAGCACTCTATGCGACTATGCAGGTTATTTTTGCACCTCTATTAGGACGACTGTCTGATAAATATGGCAGAAAACCGATCTTACTGTTTTCACTTTTAGGTGCCGCTCTTGACTACCTTTTAATGGCATGCTCAACCACACTTTGGATGCTTTATATTGGTCGCATTCTCGCAGGTATCACGGGTGCAACAGGTGCCGTATGTGCATCTGCTATGAGCGATGTGACTCCCACTAAAAATCGAACTCGCTATTTTGGTTTTTTAGGGGGGGCTTTTGGTATTGGTCTTATTATTGGTCCAATGCTGGGAGGATTATTAGGTGAAATTAGTGCACACACACCGTTTATCTTTGCAGCCCTTTCGCACTCGGTATTATTAATACTCTCTTTGTGCTTTTTCCGTGAAACACAAAAAAGAGAAACACTTGTTACAAATAGCACATCGAAGCACCAAACAGCATCAAATTCAGTTACCCGCTTTATTAAGAAAAGCCTCTATTTTTGGCTGGTAACCTATTTTATTATCCAACTTATTGGTCAAATTCCTGCCACTATCTGGGTGCTGTTTACACAATACCGCTTTGATTGGAACACAACCTCTGTCGGCATGTCCTTGGCTGCTCTGGGTGTATTACATATTTTCTTTCAAGCCGTTGTCGCCGGAAAGTTAGCGCAAAAATGGGGTGAAAAAACAACCATTATGATCAGTATGTCGATTGATATGATCGGCTGTTTATTATTAGCATGGATAAGCCAAGTTTGGGTGATCTTGCCAGCATTAATTTGCTTAGCGGCTGGAGGAATGGGGCAACCTGCTTTACAAGGTTATTTATCGAAAGCCGTCGATGATAATGCCCAAGGGAAGCTGCAAGGCACACTTGTAAGCTTAACCAATATGACGGGAATTATTGGGCCACTCTTATTTGCCATTATTTATCGTTATAGTATCGCTTATTGGGATGGCCTGTTATGGTTGATAGGATCTGTACTTTATGGCGTATTATTAATCAGCGCCTATCTTCATCAAAAACGCAATAATAGCGATCTGAATTTAGCATTATCTAAGCATAATCATTAAAAAGAGGTGCTTTACTTAAAATAGGGGATCCCGACTTCGCATCGTGTGTTATTAAATACCGCAATAAAATCGGCATCAATACAATAAGTTTCAAAATTTGCTTTTGCGATTTCTTGATCGTGTTGATAGTCCAACAAAAGAAAAAAAGACTTTATTTCTGATACATGCTCCAGACAACAATCTGAAGGAAAAAATTGAAGATCAAGACAAGCATCCATGTTTGCTTGATCTTCGATTGCCGTTATTAACATCCGTTGTTCTAACGCTATATTATCTCGATGCCATCCTTGAGCAATCCAACCCAAACTAAACGCCAGTAGTGCAATCCATGCATATAACGCTTGAGTGTTGAACATGACCTAACTCCTTAGTCATTCGAGACAAAACTGACTTTATCGATTTTTATTATGATGAAAACATGTTGCACTTTTTACTTAGTATCATCTTTTTCTTTCCCTGAAAAAAGTTGATTACCTCGTTTACGTAACCAGATTTCGACTAACTGATAACCCACAATACCGAGCGCTGAGCCGATCCCCATAACTGCGACAGAATCAATTCCAGGCCATAAAATAAGCAGTGCGCCAGCAACAACAGAAACCGCAGAGCCTAAAATAATTTTGCCGATAAACAATCTTAATGTTATTGTCTCATTCGCAACGAGCATCTTCCCTAATGCAATAAAAGCGCCCACTATCACTAATAATATCAATGTGCTGTCATATTCATCCATGAATACACCTCATCTCTGATCACTTTTTCTTTAACCGCAAAAAGAACCCTCACCTCCTAATATTTATCAGATAATCTGTAAGACTTAGTAGTAAACCACGACCCTGTGTAACTGAATAAATTCCCGATTGAGGTAACGCCAGTTCCTTTTATTTCAATTATGTGCAATATCCATTTGCAATAAACAACAGGCGATCCAGTTATATTACTACCAACTTTCTTGTTAACTTGTAATAGATATCTTCGTCTATTGTTTTTCTACCCACTCCGTCAATCAACAAAAAAATAATAAACAATAAA comes from Proteus vulgaris and encodes:
- the tet(H-J) gene encoding Tet(H)/Tet(J) family tetracycline efflux MFS transporter — translated: MNKSIIIILLITVFDAIGIGLIMPVLPTLLNEFVSENSLATHYGVLLALYATMQVIFAPLLGRLSDKYGRKPILLFSLLGAALDYLLMACSTTLWMLYIGRILAGITGATGAVCASAMSDVTPTKNRTRYFGFLGGAFGIGLIIGPMLGGLLGEISAHTPFIFAALSHSVLLILSLCFFRETQKRETLVTNSTSKHQTASNSVTRFIKKSLYFWLVTYFIIQLIGQIPATIWVLFTQYRFDWNTTSVGMSLAALGVLHIFFQAVVAGKLAQKWGEKTTIMISMSIDMIGCLLLAWISQVWVILPALICLAAGGMGQPALQGYLSKAVDDNAQGKLQGTLVSLTNMTGIIGPLLFAIIYRYSIAYWDGLLWLIGSVLYGVLLISAYLHQKRNNSDLNLALSKHNH
- a CDS encoding phage holin family protein → MDEYDSTLILLVIVGAFIALGKMLVANETITLRLFIGKIILGSAVSVVAGALLILWPGIDSVAVMGIGSALGIVGYQLVEIWLRKRGNQLFSGKEKDDTK
- a CDS encoding SPFH domain-containing protein, translated to MFNLNYFKADSSTFIIKSVNGKIRQQGKGLSFWYNSATTSIAALPLNAQEAPFIFNFQTSDFQGLRIQGQISFQIKAPEKAAEVLNFNLSKNGKSYASEDPLKLSDRVVRIAQTLIQAKIQSTPLREALLLSQSLVSLVMKQLIEHPSLEALGIAILDVSIAAITPSPETLKALEAEARESLLKEADDAIYARRKFSVEQERTIKEAELETDLSVQRKRQEIEEARLENERTLLREQAEIEKERLEAKVNAEAKRKELVALSAENQRTQSEADAYAIEATMRAYRELPVENLKAMALAKMDSQQLMAMAFETLALNSGKIGELNITPDLFSQFMKKGNK
- a CDS encoding sugar kinase → MQRNEDFRFVLVMRKSRLQELIERFNTWSQAKFYLEHNNVEVKDYLNEHNLYQKQLTEAELILKSLGRFQLLERSLLPSYQFSPHDIVVVIGQDGLVANTLKYLNGQPIIAINPDPSRWDGKLLPFEMGQLKEIVINTINQKMPFKTVTFAQVTTNDGQSLLAVNDVFIGPKSHTSARYILQWHGAQEAQSSSGIIVSTGLGSTGWFQSILAGAMAITGEASHPLLQGFSWSDRKLQFSVREPFPSKTTGVALTFGTIEPDSPLQLESLMPENGVIFSDGIEDDYLQFNAGCIAHIGIADIQGQLISPKGRQRI
- the tetR(H) gene encoding tetracycline resistance transcriptional repressor TetR(H), which codes for MAKLDKEQVIDNALILLNEVGIEGLTTRKLAQKIGVEQPTLYWHVKNKRALLDALAETILQKHHHHVLPLPNETWQDFLRNNAKSFRQALLMYRDGGKIHAGTRPSESQFETSEQQLQFLCDAGFSLSQAVYALSSIAHFTLGSVLETQEHQESQKERETRETDVIAYPPLLTQAVAIMDSDNGDAAFLFVLDVMISGLETVLKSAQ